One genomic window of Neisseria sp. oral taxon 014 str. F0314 includes the following:
- the rseP gene encoding RIP metalloprotease RseP, which produces MLTIVSFIVAILILVSLHELGHFLVARWCGVKVVRFSVGFGKPFFTKKRGDTEWCLAPIPLGGYVKMVDTREGSVAETDLPFAFDRQHPAKRIAIVAAGPLTNLILAVVLYGLSFSFGVTEIRPYVGTVEPASIAATAGFVPEDKILSVNGKAVKDWSDVQTEILLEVESRRVDVAVQTASGQQTVRVIDAAGTPEAGKVAKNSGNIGLWPFKMTTRLGLVMKNGPMERAGLKVGDRLLTADGKPIEQWLDWADLFRRNPGNRITIGYERGGKVYEANVRPDAEELPDGTLVGKVGTAPQRDEAWDKRVRYQYTPSVPEAFRMGWDKMTSYSLMTAEFFGKLMTGKASLSHVSGPLTIADVAGRSAALGIQSYLEFLALVSVSLGVMNLLPVPVLDGGHLVYYTAEWIRGKPLSERIQAIGLRFGLAAMLMLMLVAFFNDINRLFG; this is translated from the coding sequence TTGTTAACCATAGTTTCTTTTATCGTAGCGATTCTGATTCTGGTCAGCCTGCACGAATTGGGCCACTTCCTCGTGGCGCGTTGGTGCGGGGTAAAGGTCGTGCGCTTTTCCGTAGGCTTCGGCAAGCCGTTTTTCACTAAAAAGCGCGGCGATACCGAATGGTGTCTTGCTCCGATTCCGCTGGGCGGCTATGTGAAAATGGTCGATACGCGCGAAGGCAGTGTCGCCGAAACAGATTTGCCGTTCGCCTTCGACCGCCAGCATCCGGCCAAACGCATCGCCATCGTTGCCGCGGGGCCGTTGACCAACCTGATTCTGGCGGTTGTACTGTACGGCCTGAGTTTTTCCTTCGGCGTTACCGAAATCCGCCCGTATGTCGGCACGGTCGAACCGGCGAGTATCGCCGCCACAGCGGGTTTTGTGCCTGAAGATAAAATTCTGTCGGTCAACGGCAAAGCCGTTAAAGACTGGAGCGACGTACAGACCGAAATCCTGCTGGAGGTAGAATCCCGCAGGGTTGACGTAGCTGTTCAGACGGCCTCGGGACAGCAAACCGTGCGCGTTATCGATGCCGCGGGGACGCCCGAAGCAGGTAAAGTTGCGAAAAACAGCGGCAATATCGGGCTGTGGCCTTTTAAAATGACCACCCGTCTCGGTCTTGTCATGAAAAACGGCCCGATGGAGAGGGCGGGGCTGAAAGTCGGCGACCGCCTGCTGACTGCCGACGGCAAACCGATTGAACAATGGTTGGACTGGGCCGATTTGTTCCGCCGCAATCCCGGCAACCGGATAACCATCGGCTACGAGCGCGGCGGCAAAGTTTATGAGGCCAATGTCCGCCCCGATGCCGAAGAGCTTCCCGACGGTACCTTGGTCGGCAAAGTCGGTACGGCGCCGCAACGCGACGAAGCGTGGGACAAACGGGTGCGTTACCAATATACGCCGTCCGTTCCCGAAGCCTTCAGAATGGGTTGGGACAAAATGACCAGCTATTCGCTGATGACTGCAGAGTTCTTCGGCAAGCTCATGACCGGCAAAGCTTCCCTGAGCCATGTCTCCGGCCCGCTGACGATTGCCGACGTGGCAGGCCGGTCGGCGGCCTTGGGTATACAGAGCTATTTGGAATTTTTGGCATTGGTCAGCGTCAGCTTGGGTGTCATGAACCTGCTGCCCGTGCCTGTTTTAGACGGCGGACACTTAGTGTATTATACCGCCGAGTGGATACGCGGGAAGCCGTTGAGCGAGCGCATTCAGGCGATCGGCCTGCGCTTCGGGCTTGCAGCCATGCTGATGCTGATGCTGGTGGCCTTCTTTAATGATATTAACCGTTTGTTTGGATAA
- the ispC gene encoding 1-deoxy-D-xylulose-5-phosphate reductoisomerase: protein MTQQVLTILGSTGSIGVNTLDVISRHPEKFRVFALAGHRQVEKLAAQCAQFAPEYAVVADAEHAVRLEALLKAQNSGTRVLHGAQALIDVASADEVDGVMCAIVGAAGLPSALAAAQKGKTIYLANKETLVVSGALFMETARTNNARVLPVDSEHNAIFQVLPHNYTGRLNGHGIRSIILTASGGPFLDADLAGFEHITPAQAVKHPNWSMGRKISVDSATMMNKGLELIEAHWLFNCPPDNLEVVIHPQSVVHSMVRYLDGSVLAQLGNPDMRTPIAYCLGLPERIESGVGALDFDTLSALTFRRPDFGRFPCLKLAYDAMYAGGSAPCVLNAANEMAVAAFLDGKIRFTDIARVVAHCLDAGFSDGLNDIESLLALDAQTRVRAQEYAENLN from the coding sequence ATGACACAGCAAGTCCTGACCATTTTAGGCAGCACCGGCAGCATAGGTGTGAATACCTTGGACGTTATCTCGCGCCATCCTGAGAAATTCCGCGTTTTCGCGCTGGCGGGGCACAGGCAGGTTGAAAAGCTGGCGGCGCAATGTGCGCAGTTTGCACCCGAATATGCCGTGGTTGCCGATGCCGAACACGCCGTCCGGCTGGAGGCTTTATTGAAAGCGCAAAACAGCGGGACCCGCGTATTGCACGGGGCACAGGCCCTGATTGACGTTGCTTCGGCAGACGAAGTCGACGGCGTGATGTGCGCCATTGTCGGTGCGGCCGGACTGCCTTCGGCACTGGCGGCCGCGCAGAAGGGTAAAACCATTTATCTGGCCAACAAAGAAACGCTGGTCGTATCCGGCGCGCTGTTTATGGAAACCGCCCGAACCAACAATGCCAGAGTCCTGCCCGTCGACAGTGAGCACAACGCCATTTTCCAAGTCCTGCCGCACAATTACACAGGCCGTCTGAACGGGCACGGCATCCGTTCGATTATCCTGACCGCCTCCGGCGGCCCGTTCCTTGATGCCGATTTGGCCGGATTCGAACACATCACGCCCGCTCAGGCCGTAAAACATCCGAATTGGAGTATGGGCAGGAAAATCTCGGTCGATTCGGCTACCATGATGAACAAAGGTTTGGAACTGATTGAGGCGCACTGGCTGTTCAACTGCCCGCCCGATAATCTGGAAGTGGTCATCCATCCCCAGTCGGTGGTGCACAGCATGGTGCGCTATCTTGACGGTTCGGTATTGGCGCAGCTCGGCAATCCCGATATGCGCACGCCGATTGCCTATTGCCTGGGGCTGCCGGAGCGGATTGAATCGGGGGTGGGCGCTCTAGATTTTGACACTCTGTCCGCCCTCACTTTCAGACGGCCTGATTTCGGACGTTTCCCATGCCTAAAATTGGCCTACGACGCCATGTACGCCGGCGGTTCCGCGCCTTGCGTATTGAACGCGGCAAACGAAATGGCCGTCGCCGCATTTTTAGATGGGAAAATCCGCTTTACCGACATCGCCCGCGTCGTGGCGCATTGCTTGGACGCCGGTTTTTCAGACGGCCTGAACGACATCGAAAGCCTGCTGGCCTTAGACGCCCAAACGCGCGTCCGTGCGCAGGAATATGCAGAAAACCTGAATTAA
- a CDS encoding SIMPL domain-containing protein (The SIMPL domain is named for its presence in mouse protein SIMPL (signalling molecule that associates with mouse pelle-like kinase). Bacterial member BP26, from Brucella, was shown to assemble into a channel-like structure, while YggE from E. coli has been associated with resistance to oxidative stress.) — MSEKNQTSSLPVLGVLLALGLMAAAFILGVQFKNLRQPGTITVKGLAEKNFKSDSATWNTGVEAHADSYQEVLDLLNARRKKLSKFLREQGFETAEMQIGLPSVERVYNEVRDEQGNVTRTPNGYDGSLDITVNTKKLDKVQAAQQAILNLRAQNEFIRFSSPQYLLGNLENIKRDLITQATEDAQKRAVEFAKTGGGKVGAMRSASQGSFNIYADSGSSEDDEYGGSYDKTTVGKQVRLVVTIEYGIE, encoded by the coding sequence ATGTCGGAAAAAAACCAAACTTCATCATTGCCCGTTTTGGGCGTGCTGCTGGCGCTCGGTCTGATGGCTGCGGCGTTCATTCTCGGCGTGCAGTTTAAAAACCTGCGCCAGCCGGGTACGATTACCGTGAAAGGGTTGGCAGAGAAAAACTTTAAGTCAGACAGCGCGACTTGGAATACGGGCGTCGAAGCTCATGCCGACAGTTATCAGGAAGTGCTGGACTTGTTAAACGCCAGACGCAAGAAACTGTCCAAATTCCTGCGGGAGCAGGGTTTTGAAACGGCGGAAATGCAAATCGGCCTGCCGTCGGTGGAGCGTGTCTATAACGAAGTCCGCGACGAACAAGGAAATGTTACCCGCACGCCCAACGGCTACGACGGCAGCTTGGACATCACCGTCAACACCAAAAAACTGGATAAAGTCCAAGCCGCGCAGCAGGCGATTTTGAACCTGCGTGCGCAAAACGAATTTATCCGTTTCAGCAGCCCGCAGTATCTGCTCGGCAATCTGGAAAACATCAAGCGCGATTTGATTACGCAGGCGACGGAGGATGCGCAGAAACGCGCCGTCGAATTTGCCAAAACGGGCGGCGGCAAAGTCGGGGCCATGCGTTCCGCCTCGCAGGGTTCGTTCAATATCTATGCGGACAGCGGCAGCAGCGAGGACGACGAATACGGCGGGTCCTACGACAAAACCACAGTCGGCAAACAGGTGCGGCTGGTGGTTACGATAGAATACGGTATCGAATGA
- a CDS encoding phosphatidate cytidylyltransferase, translated as MLKQRVITALWLLPLMLGMLFYAPQWLWAAFSGLIALIALWEYARMSGLDKVKTNHYLAATLLFGIVAYAGSWELPDLVWYAVLAFWLAVMPLWLNRKWKLSGGWQAYAAGWMLMVPFWFALVSLRSDSDEALPLLAVMGLVWVADIFAYFSGKAFGKHKLAPAISPGKSWEGAAGGALCVAVYITLVRDARWLSFETGWLATVGVGLILTVVSVCGDLLESWLKRSAGIKDSSNLLPGHGGVFDRVDSLIAVLSVYAAFIHLF; from the coding sequence GCTGTTTTACGCGCCGCAATGGTTGTGGGCGGCTTTCAGCGGCCTGATTGCGCTGATTGCTTTGTGGGAATATGCCCGCATGAGCGGTTTGGACAAGGTCAAGACCAATCACTACCTTGCCGCTACCCTGTTGTTCGGCATTGTGGCTTATGCGGGTAGCTGGGAACTGCCGGATTTGGTCTGGTATGCGGTGCTGGCGTTTTGGCTGGCTGTGATGCCGCTTTGGCTGAACCGGAAATGGAAACTCAGTGGCGGCTGGCAGGCTTACGCGGCGGGTTGGATGCTGATGGTGCCGTTTTGGTTCGCGCTGGTTTCGCTGCGATCCGATTCCGACGAGGCCCTGCCGCTGCTGGCGGTAATGGGTTTGGTGTGGGTGGCCGATATTTTTGCATATTTCAGCGGTAAGGCTTTCGGCAAGCACAAACTTGCGCCCGCCATCAGTCCGGGCAAAAGTTGGGAAGGAGCGGCAGGCGGAGCATTGTGTGTGGCCGTCTATATCACATTGGTGCGGGATGCCCGCTGGCTGTCGTTTGAAACAGGTTGGCTTGCCACAGTGGGCGTCGGGCTGATACTGACTGTAGTCAGCGTGTGCGGCGATTTGCTGGAAAGCTGGCTGAAGCGTTCGGCAGGCATAAAAGACAGCAGCAACCTGCTGCCCGGCCACGGCGGAGTGTTCGACCGCGTGGACAGCCTGATTGCCGTATTAAGCGTATATGCGGCTTTTATCCATTTGTTTTAA